One genomic segment of Desulfarculaceae bacterium includes these proteins:
- a CDS encoding NAD(P)-dependent glycerol-3-phosphate dehydrogenase codes for MANLAATVIGAGAWGTALADLLARSGHWVKLWAYEPEVAEAINNSHANPVFLPGFTLHDNLRGSSDLAEALGGAELVVLVMPSHVFRMVLGQAAPHLPAGVPVVACSKGIEDVTGYTMCQVAAEVLSEDEHSRLAALSGPSFAKEVAADAPTAVTVASAEGAIAEAVQAAFAGPRFRVYTSRDVTGVELGGAVKNPLAIAAGMVAGLKLGSNVMAAMITRGLAEMTRLALALGAEPATMAGLAGLGDLVLTCTGGLSRNRTVGTRLAQGESIDQITSSMRQVAEGVKNTHTVLALADRHGVEMPIIEAVRAVLEQRTTPMQALHELMSRDPKPEVY; via the coding sequence ATGGCCAACCTGGCCGCCACGGTAATCGGGGCCGGAGCCTGGGGCACCGCCCTGGCCGACCTTCTGGCCCGCTCGGGCCATTGGGTCAAGCTCTGGGCCTACGAGCCCGAGGTGGCCGAGGCCATCAACAACAGCCACGCCAACCCGGTGTTTTTGCCCGGCTTCACCCTGCACGACAACCTGAGGGGCTCTAGCGACCTGGCCGAGGCCCTGGGCGGGGCCGAGCTGGTGGTGCTGGTGATGCCCAGCCACGTGTTCCGCATGGTGCTGGGCCAGGCGGCGCCCCATCTGCCCGCCGGCGTGCCGGTGGTGGCTTGCAGCAAGGGCATCGAGGACGTTACCGGCTACACCATGTGCCAGGTGGCCGCCGAGGTGCTGAGTGAGGACGAGCATTCGCGCCTGGCGGCTCTATCCGGCCCCAGCTTCGCCAAGGAAGTGGCGGCCGATGCGCCTACCGCGGTCACCGTGGCCAGCGCCGAGGGAGCAATCGCCGAGGCGGTGCAGGCCGCTTTCGCGGGCCCGCGCTTTCGGGTCTACACCAGCCGCGACGTGACCGGCGTGGAGCTGGGCGGCGCGGTGAAAAACCCCCTGGCCATCGCCGCCGGGATGGTGGCCGGGCTCAAGCTGGGCTCCAACGTCATGGCCGCCATGATCACCCGGGGCCTGGCCGAGATGACCCGCCTGGCCCTGGCCCTGGGGGCCGAACCCGCCACCATGGCCGGGCTGGCCGGCCTGGGCGACCTGGTGCTCACCTGCACCGGCGGCCTGAGCCGCAACCGGACCGTGGGCACCCGCCTGGCCCAGGGCGAGAGCATCGACCAGATCACCAGCTCCATGCGCCAGGTGGCCGAGGGTGTCAAGAACACCCACACCGTCCTGGCCCTGGCCGACCGCCACGGGGTGGAGATGCCCATCATCGAGGCGGTGCGCGCCGTTCTGGAGCAGCGCACCACCCCCATGCAGGCCCTGCACGAGTTAATGAGCCGCGACCCCAAGCCTGAGGTGTACTAG
- the gyrB gene encoding DNA topoisomerase (ATP-hydrolyzing) subunit B, translated as MAKEKNGYTSEEIKVLEGLDAVRKRPAMYIGSTGPDGLHHLVYEVVDNSVDEAMGGYCTNVTVTLHVDNSVSVSDDGRGIPVDIHKSEGIAAVQVVMTKLHAGGKFDDKAYKVAGGLHGVGVSVVNALSEWLDVEIKRDGKVYAQSYDHGKPTGELKVVGKAGKKSGTTVTFKADPTIFETTEYSFEVLATRMRELAFLNQGLKISLIDERSEKEAEFFYKGGIAEFVDYISRKSLPLHKKPVYFTGQKDLVQVEIALRYTDAYSERIFSFANNINTREGGTHLTGFKAALTRTVNSYISANMPKIKTLPSGDDVREGMFAVISVKIPQPQFEGQTKMKLGNSEVKGLVEQIVNEQLATYLEENPPVAKKIVGKITEAARAREAARKARELVRRKGVLSENSLPGKLADCSERDPGASEIFLVEGDSAGGSAKQARDRRFQAILPLRGKILNVEKARLHKMLENAEIRTMITALGTGVGVDDFDVSKLRYHKVVIMTDADVDGSHIRTLLLTFFFRQMEELVNGGYLYIAQPPLYRVVDNKKETYVKDEAAMRVILLERACEALRLKVEPTGAEFTGKRLVKLMEDLGGYLEFVERLKRRGWHTPALAALLKARVRDKGVFADKERIEELAGFLAEQGMVVEKIIHDEAHSLYEVAVTCPGEMGQCNAISWDLISSADYAHLLHLAEDLAGNELGPYLVAKNGDETSVADADHLMTTLMDAGAKGLGIQRYKGLGEMNPEQLWETTMDPEKRTLLQVKVEDFTVADDLFTTLMGDQVEPRRDFIVENALEVRELDI; from the coding sequence ATGGCCAAAGAAAAAAACGGTTACACCTCAGAAGAAATCAAGGTGCTGGAAGGGCTGGACGCGGTACGCAAGCGCCCGGCCATGTACATCGGCTCCACCGGTCCCGACGGGCTGCACCACCTGGTCTACGAGGTGGTGGACAACTCGGTGGACGAGGCCATGGGGGGCTACTGCACCAACGTCACCGTGACCCTGCACGTGGACAACAGTGTGTCGGTGTCCGACGACGGGCGCGGCATCCCGGTGGACATCCACAAGTCCGAGGGCATCGCCGCGGTGCAGGTGGTCATGACCAAGCTGCACGCGGGCGGCAAGTTCGACGACAAGGCCTACAAGGTGGCCGGCGGCCTGCACGGCGTGGGCGTCAGCGTGGTCAACGCCCTCAGCGAGTGGCTGGATGTGGAGATCAAGCGCGACGGCAAGGTCTACGCCCAGAGCTACGACCACGGCAAGCCCACCGGCGAGCTGAAGGTGGTGGGCAAGGCGGGCAAGAAGAGCGGCACCACCGTCACCTTCAAGGCCGACCCCACCATCTTCGAGACCACCGAGTACTCCTTCGAGGTGCTGGCCACCCGCATGCGTGAGCTGGCGTTTTTGAACCAGGGCCTCAAGATCAGCCTGATCGACGAGCGCAGCGAAAAAGAAGCGGAGTTCTTCTACAAGGGCGGCATCGCCGAGTTCGTGGACTACATCTCCCGCAAGAGCCTGCCCCTGCACAAGAAACCGGTCTACTTCACCGGCCAGAAAGACCTGGTGCAGGTGGAGATCGCCCTGCGCTACACCGACGCCTACTCCGAGCGCATCTTCAGCTTCGCCAACAACATCAACACCCGCGAGGGCGGCACCCATCTAACCGGCTTCAAGGCGGCGCTGACCCGCACCGTCAACTCCTACATCAGCGCCAACATGCCCAAGATAAAGACCCTCCCCAGCGGCGACGACGTGCGGGAAGGCATGTTCGCGGTGATCAGCGTGAAGATCCCGCAGCCCCAGTTCGAGGGGCAGACCAAGATGAAGCTGGGCAACTCCGAGGTCAAGGGCCTGGTGGAGCAGATCGTCAACGAGCAGCTGGCCACCTACCTGGAGGAAAACCCGCCGGTCGCCAAGAAGATCGTGGGCAAGATCACCGAGGCGGCCCGCGCCCGCGAGGCGGCCCGCAAGGCCCGCGAGCTGGTGCGGCGCAAGGGCGTGCTCAGCGAGAACAGCCTGCCCGGCAAGCTGGCCGACTGCTCCGAGCGCGACCCCGGGGCCAGCGAGATCTTCCTGGTCGAGGGCGACAGCGCCGGGGGCAGCGCCAAGCAGGCCCGCGACCGGCGCTTCCAGGCCATCCTGCCGCTTCGGGGCAAGATCCTCAACGTGGAGAAGGCCCGCCTGCACAAGATGCTGGAAAACGCCGAGATCCGCACCATGATCACCGCCCTGGGCACCGGGGTGGGCGTGGACGACTTCGACGTGTCCAAGCTCCGCTACCACAAGGTGGTGATCATGACCGACGCGGACGTGGACGGCAGCCACATCCGCACCCTGCTCTTAACCTTCTTCTTCCGGCAGATGGAGGAGCTGGTCAACGGCGGCTATCTCTACATCGCCCAGCCGCCCTTGTATCGCGTGGTGGACAACAAGAAGGAGACCTACGTCAAGGACGAGGCGGCCATGCGGGTCATCCTCCTGGAGCGGGCCTGCGAGGCCCTGCGCCTCAAGGTGGAGCCCACCGGCGCCGAGTTCACCGGCAAGCGCCTGGTCAAGCTCATGGAGGACCTGGGCGGCTATTTGGAGTTCGTGGAGCGCCTCAAGCGGCGGGGCTGGCACACCCCGGCCCTGGCCGCGCTGCTAAAGGCCCGGGTGCGCGACAAGGGCGTGTTCGCCGACAAGGAGCGCATCGAGGAGCTGGCCGGCTTCCTGGCCGAGCAGGGCATGGTGGTGGAGAAGATCATCCACGACGAGGCCCACAGCCTCTACGAGGTGGCGGTCACCTGCCCCGGCGAAATGGGCCAGTGCAATGCCATCTCCTGGGACCTGATCTCCAGCGCGGACTACGCCCATTTGCTGCACTTGGCCGAGGACCTGGCGGGCAACGAGCTGGGGCCCTACCTGGTGGCCAAGAACGGCGACGAGACCTCGGTGGCCGACGCGGACCATCTGATGACCACCCTCATGGACGCCGGGGCCAAGGGCCTGGGCATCCAGCGCTACAAGGGTCTGGGCGAGATGAACCCCGAGCAGCTCTGGGAGACCACCATGGACCCGGAGAAGCGCACCCTGTTGCAGGTCAAGGTGGAGGACTTCACCGTGGCCGACGACCTGTTCACCACCTTGATGGGCGATCAGGTGGAGCCCCGCAGGGACTTCATCGTGGAGAACGCGCTGGAGGTGAGGGAGCTGGACATCTAA
- a CDS encoding YgiQ family radical SAM protein, which yields MFIPTTKDELKALGWESLDVILITGDTYVDSPYIGVAVIGKVLLDAGYKVGIIAQPELDSDKDITRLGEPNLFWGITAGCMDSMISNYTATNKPRKRDDLTAGGLNNRRPDMAVIAYSNLVRRYFKKTKPIVLGGIEASLRRISHYHYKTNSIRRSILFDAKADILVYGMGEKTTLELAECLKGGRPVSELRGICYIAAEPKEGYLELPPHAEVAADKAKFSEMFKVFYDNQDALSAKGLCQQQDTRYLIHNPPQLPPTSEELDHIYGLDYEREVHPFYAAWGPVRALETIRFAITTHRGCYGGCNFCAISIHQGQRVVERSEASILKEAARLTEHPGFKGYINDVGGPTANMYGIECERKKLKGACRSKHCLTPAVCPSLAPSHRRQIELLRKLRQLPKVKKVFVASGIRHDLVISDREYGLEYLEEIVRHHVSGQLKLAPEHSEDHVLALMGKPPIKSFLEFFGLFEKINRRVGKKQFLTCYFIAAYPGCTLQDMANLSRFSREVLKFKPRQIQVFTPSPSTPATLMYYTEQAYDSGQALFVEKDQAKKEKQKNLVLK from the coding sequence ATGTTCATCCCCACCACCAAGGACGAGCTCAAGGCTCTCGGCTGGGAGTCCCTCGACGTCATCTTGATAACCGGGGACACCTATGTGGACTCGCCGTATATCGGCGTGGCGGTCATCGGCAAGGTGCTGCTGGACGCGGGATACAAGGTGGGCATAATCGCCCAGCCGGAGCTGGACAGCGACAAGGACATCACGCGGCTGGGGGAGCCCAACCTATTCTGGGGGATCACCGCGGGCTGCATGGACTCCATGATCTCCAACTACACCGCCACCAACAAGCCGCGCAAGCGCGACGACCTGACCGCAGGCGGCCTGAACAACCGGCGCCCGGACATGGCGGTCATCGCCTACAGCAACCTGGTTCGCCGCTACTTCAAAAAGACCAAGCCCATCGTGCTGGGCGGCATCGAGGCCAGCCTTAGGCGCATCTCCCATTATCACTACAAGACCAACAGCATACGGCGCTCCATCCTGTTCGATGCCAAGGCCGACATCCTGGTCTACGGCATGGGGGAGAAAACCACCCTTGAACTGGCGGAGTGCCTTAAGGGCGGCCGCCCGGTAAGCGAGCTGCGCGGCATCTGTTATATCGCCGCCGAACCAAAGGAAGGCTACCTGGAGCTGCCCCCCCACGCGGAGGTTGCGGCGGACAAAGCCAAATTTTCCGAGATGTTCAAGGTGTTCTACGACAACCAGGACGCGCTGAGCGCCAAGGGCCTTTGCCAGCAGCAGGACACCCGCTATCTGATCCACAACCCGCCCCAGCTTCCCCCCACCAGCGAGGAGCTGGACCATATTTACGGGCTGGACTATGAGCGCGAGGTTCATCCCTTTTATGCGGCCTGGGGGCCGGTGCGGGCCCTGGAAACCATCCGCTTCGCCATCACCACCCACCGAGGATGCTACGGCGGGTGTAATTTCTGCGCCATATCCATCCATCAGGGGCAACGGGTGGTGGAGCGCAGCGAGGCCTCCATCCTCAAGGAGGCGGCGCGGCTGACCGAACACCCCGGGTTCAAGGGCTACATCAACGACGTCGGCGGCCCCACCGCCAACATGTACGGCATCGAGTGCGAGCGCAAAAAATTGAAGGGCGCCTGCCGCTCCAAGCACTGCCTGACCCCGGCGGTCTGCCCCAGCCTGGCGCCCAGCCATCGCCGCCAGATCGAGCTGCTGCGAAAGCTGAGGCAGCTTCCCAAGGTCAAGAAGGTGTTCGTGGCCTCGGGCATCCGCCACGATCTGGTGATAAGCGACCGGGAATACGGCCTAGAGTATCTGGAAGAGATCGTGCGGCACCATGTTTCCGGCCAGCTGAAGCTGGCGCCCGAGCACTCCGAGGACCACGTCCTGGCGCTCATGGGAAAGCCGCCGATCAAAAGCTTCCTGGAGTTTTTCGGCCTGTTTGAAAAGATCAACCGCCGGGTGGGCAAAAAGCAGTTCCTTACCTGCTATTTCATCGCCGCCTACCCCGGCTGCACCCTCCAAGACATGGCCAACCTGAGCCGTTTCAGCCGCGAGGTGCTCAAGTTCAAGCCCCGCCAGATCCAGGTTTTCACGCCCTCCCCCTCCACGCCGGCCACCCTGATGTACTACACCGAACAGGCCTATGACAGCGGACAAGCCCTGTTCGTGGAAAAGGACCAGGCCAAAAAAGAAAAGCAAAAGAACCTGGTCCTGAAATGA
- a CDS encoding RluA family pseudouridine synthase translates to MPDNRPSFKSSPKKYWPRGLSIIHEDHDILVVDKMSGLLTVSTDKIRENTAYYLLTDYVRKGNSKSRNRVFIVHRLDRDTSGVLVFAKNEKAKGFLQAEWQAFSKKYYAVVHGALPEKEGVITSYLVENRAHRMYSVSNPAKGKLAKTGFKVLRESNKYSLLEVDLITGRKNQIRVHFAEKGHPVVGDKIYGLKDAGIKRLALHAASLTLLHPHSKEKMTFEATVPPYFKTLVKS, encoded by the coding sequence ATGCCCGACAACCGGCCAAGCTTTAAAAGCTCCCCCAAAAAATATTGGCCCCGGGGTCTGTCCATCATCCATGAAGACCACGACATCCTGGTCGTGGACAAGATGAGCGGCCTCTTGACCGTGAGCACGGATAAAATCAGAGAAAATACCGCCTATTACCTTTTGACCGACTATGTAAGAAAAGGGAATAGCAAATCGAGGAACCGGGTGTTTATCGTCCACCGCCTGGATCGGGACACCTCCGGGGTCCTGGTTTTCGCCAAAAATGAAAAAGCCAAGGGGTTCTTGCAGGCGGAGTGGCAGGCATTCAGCAAAAAATATTATGCCGTGGTCCACGGGGCCTTGCCGGAGAAGGAAGGGGTAATTACCTCTTATCTCGTGGAAAACCGCGCGCATAGGATGTATTCCGTGAGCAATCCCGCCAAGGGCAAGCTCGCCAAGACCGGGTTCAAGGTCCTGCGGGAATCAAACAAGTACAGCCTGCTCGAGGTCGACCTGATCACCGGCAGGAAAAACCAGATCCGGGTCCATTTCGCGGAAAAAGGGCATCCCGTGGTCGGCGACAAGATATATGGCCTGAAGGACGCGGGCATCAAGAGGCTGGCCCTGCACGCGGCGTCATTGACCTTGTTGCATCCGCACAGCAAGGAGAAGATGACCTTCGAGGCAACGGTGCCCCCTTATTTTAAAACCCTTGTAAAGAGTTAG
- the gyrA gene encoding DNA gyrase subunit A has translation MLPIDARKQDVLIEEEIKRSYLDYAMSVIIGRALPEVRDGLKPVHRRILFAMHDLKNYHNRSYKKSARVVGDVIGKYHPHGDSAVYDALVRMAQDFAMRYTLVDGQGNFGSVDGDAPAAMRYTEVRMAKLAGEFLADIDKDTVEFVENYDGSMEEPSLLPTRVPNLLVNGSAGIAVGMATNIPPHNLGEIARGVIALIDNPEITIPELMQHIPGPDFPTRGFIYGRKGIKEAYETGRGVIYMRARASVETQARGKKNSIVVSELPYQVNKARLLERIADLVKDKKIEGISDIRDESDRDGLRMVLELKRDAVPQVVMNQLFKFTAMQSTFGINLLAIVNSRPEVLNLKQILGHFIDHRREIIIRRTKFDLAKAEARAHILEGLKIALDNLDQVIKLIRGSANPAEAKELLMGRLSLSDLQAQAILDMRLQRLTGLERDKILAEYREVIQLIAKLKAILGSEKLVRQIIRDETEELTRDYADVRRTEIVAQTSEIDLEDMIAEEDMVVTLSHTGYIKRTPASLYRSQRRGGKGKKGMGTKDEDFVEKLFVASTHHYLLIFTDAGRLFWLKVHELPQAGRASKGKAVVNLVQMASDEKVTTVLAVKEFSEERNIIMATENGTIKKTALMEYSRPRPGGIIALKLVEGDRLVAARLTDGEMEIFLATRSGKAIRFPEDKVRVMGRVATGVKGVDLEGDDILVAMEAVAGTPTVLTVTANGFGKRTRLDEYPLQNRGGKGVITIKTSERNGPVVGALTVDDIDEMMLISDQGQIIRMKVGGINVLGRNTQGVKLIGLKPGERLVGVASLAENEDEENGEDSGEDETPVNGEAPPAPEPEPTE, from the coding sequence ATGCTTCCAATCGACGCCCGCAAGCAAGACGTGCTCATCGAAGAGGAGATCAAACGCTCCTACCTGGATTACGCCATGAGCGTGATCATCGGCCGGGCTCTGCCCGAGGTGCGCGACGGCCTCAAGCCGGTGCACCGCCGCATCCTCTTCGCCATGCACGACCTGAAGAACTACCACAACCGCTCCTACAAGAAGTCGGCCCGCGTGGTCGGCGACGTCATCGGTAAGTACCACCCCCACGGCGACAGCGCGGTCTACGACGCGCTGGTGCGCATGGCCCAGGACTTCGCCATGCGCTACACCCTGGTGGACGGCCAGGGCAACTTCGGCTCGGTGGACGGCGACGCCCCGGCGGCCATGCGTTACACCGAGGTGCGCATGGCCAAGCTGGCCGGCGAGTTCTTGGCCGACATCGACAAGGACACGGTGGAGTTCGTCGAGAACTACGACGGCTCCATGGAGGAGCCGTCCCTGTTGCCCACGCGGGTGCCCAACCTGTTGGTCAACGGCTCGGCGGGCATCGCGGTGGGCATGGCCACCAACATCCCCCCCCACAACCTGGGCGAGATCGCCCGGGGGGTCATCGCCCTCATCGACAACCCCGAGATCACCATCCCCGAGCTGATGCAGCACATCCCCGGCCCAGACTTCCCCACCCGGGGCTTCATCTACGGCCGCAAGGGCATCAAGGAAGCTTACGAGACCGGCCGCGGGGTCATCTACATGCGGGCGCGGGCCAGCGTGGAGACCCAGGCGCGGGGCAAGAAAAACTCCATCGTGGTGAGTGAGCTGCCCTACCAGGTGAACAAGGCGCGCCTGCTGGAGCGCATCGCCGACCTGGTCAAGGACAAGAAGATCGAGGGCATCAGCGACATCCGCGACGAGTCGGACCGCGACGGGTTGCGCATGGTCCTGGAGCTCAAGCGCGACGCGGTGCCCCAGGTGGTGATGAACCAGCTGTTCAAGTTCACCGCCATGCAGTCCACCTTCGGCATCAACCTGCTGGCCATCGTCAACAGCCGCCCCGAGGTGCTCAACCTCAAGCAGATCCTGGGCCACTTCATCGACCACCGCCGCGAGATCATCATCCGGCGCACCAAGTTCGACCTGGCCAAGGCCGAGGCCAGGGCCCACATCCTCGAGGGCCTCAAGATCGCCCTGGACAACCTGGACCAGGTCATCAAGCTGATCCGTGGTTCGGCCAACCCGGCCGAGGCCAAGGAGCTTCTTATGGGCCGGCTCTCGCTGAGCGACTTGCAGGCCCAGGCCATCCTGGACATGCGCCTGCAACGCCTCACCGGCCTGGAGCGCGACAAGATCCTGGCCGAGTACCGCGAGGTCATCCAGCTCATCGCCAAGCTCAAGGCCATCCTGGGCTCGGAGAAGCTGGTGCGCCAGATCATCCGCGACGAGACCGAGGAGCTGACCCGCGACTACGCCGACGTGCGCCGCACCGAGATCGTGGCCCAGACCAGCGAGATCGACCTGGAGGACATGATCGCCGAAGAGGACATGGTGGTGACGCTGAGCCACACCGGCTATATCAAGCGCACCCCGGCCAGCCTCTACCGCTCCCAGCGGCGCGGCGGCAAGGGCAAGAAGGGCATGGGCACCAAGGACGAGGACTTCGTGGAGAAGCTCTTCGTGGCCTCGACCCATCACTACCTGCTCATCTTTACCGACGCGGGCCGCCTCTTCTGGCTCAAGGTGCACGAGCTGCCCCAGGCGGGCCGCGCCTCCAAGGGCAAGGCCGTGGTCAACCTGGTGCAGATGGCCTCGGACGAGAAGGTGACCACCGTCCTGGCGGTCAAGGAGTTCTCCGAAGAGCGCAACATCATCATGGCCACCGAGAACGGCACCATCAAAAAGACCGCCCTCATGGAGTACTCCCGGCCCCGGCCCGGGGGCATCATTGCCCTCAAGCTGGTCGAGGGCGACCGCCTGGTGGCCGCGCGCCTCACCGACGGCGAGATGGAGATCTTCCTGGCCACCCGCTCCGGCAAGGCCATCCGCTTCCCCGAGGACAAGGTGCGGGTCATGGGCCGGGTGGCCACCGGGGTCAAGGGCGTGGACCTGGAGGGCGATGACATACTGGTGGCCATGGAGGCGGTGGCAGGCACCCCCACGGTGCTCACCGTCACGGCCAACGGCTTCGGCAAGCGCACCCGCCTGGACGAGTATCCCCTGCAAAACCGGGGCGGCAAGGGCGTGATCACCATAAAGACCAGTGAGCGCAACGGCCCGGTGGTGGGCGCGCTCACCGTGGACGACATTGACGAGATGATGCTCATCTCCGACCAGGGCCAAATCATCCGCATGAAGGTGGGCGGCATCAACGTGTTGGGCCGCAACACCCAGGGGGTCAAGCTCATCGGCCTCAAGCCGGGCGAGCGCCTGGTGGGGGTGGCCAGCCTGGCCGAGAACGAAGACGAGGAAAACGGCGAGGACAGCGGCGAGGATGAAACCCCGGTAAACGGCGAGGCCCCGCCCGCCCCGGAACCGGAGCCGACCGAGTAA
- a CDS encoding alpha/beta hydrolase encodes MAQAKRGDYALYYETHGAGHPLLLIRGIGSNLEHWYEQLPAFSPHYRVIVFDNQGIGRSGDSGAPRSIKDMAADAVAVLDAAGAGRAHVLGLSMGGMIAQELALGWPERVAGLVLTATHCGGRHKVAPTAETTALFAKLVSGETLEEQMEGRKCLFAPGTLSGRPEVLARYAEACAAYQAPAEVMAFQWQAIQAFDSYDRLPGITAPTLSLGGADDLLIPPANAELLAARIPGAALRLIADGGHQLLIEQPEAANAAVLDFLKRVE; translated from the coding sequence ATGGCCCAGGCCAAGCGCGGCGATTACGCCCTGTATTACGAGACCCACGGAGCGGGCCACCCCCTGCTGCTGATCCGGGGCATCGGCTCCAACCTGGAGCATTGGTACGAGCAGCTCCCCGCCTTCAGCCCGCATTACCGGGTGATCGTCTTTGACAACCAGGGCATCGGCCGCTCCGGGGACTCGGGCGCGCCGCGCTCCATAAAGGACATGGCCGCCGACGCGGTGGCGGTGCTGGATGCGGCGGGGGCCGGGCGGGCGCATGTGCTGGGCCTGTCCATGGGCGGCATGATCGCCCAGGAGCTGGCCCTGGGCTGGCCGGAGCGGGTGGCCGGGCTGGTGCTCACCGCCACCCATTGCGGGGGCAGGCACAAGGTGGCCCCCACCGCCGAGACCACGGCCCTTTTCGCCAAGCTGGTGAGCGGCGAGACCCTGGAGGAGCAGATGGAGGGGCGCAAGTGCCTCTTCGCGCCGGGCACCCTGAGCGGGCGGCCCGAGGTGCTGGCCCGCTACGCCGAGGCCTGCGCCGCCTACCAGGCCCCGGCCGAGGTCATGGCCTTCCAGTGGCAGGCCATCCAGGCCTTTGATTCCTACGACCGCCTGCCCGGCATCACCGCGCCCACCCTTTCCCTGGGCGGGGCGGATGACCTGCTCATCCCCCCGGCCAACGCCGAGCTCCTGGCCGCGCGCATCCCCGGCGCGGCGCTCAGGCTCATCGCCGATGGCGGGCATCAGCTGCTCATCGAGCAGCCCGAGGCGGCCAACGCGGCGGTGCTGGATTTTTTGAAAAGGGTTGAGTAG